One window of Streptomyces sp. NBC_00273 genomic DNA carries:
- a CDS encoding VIT1/CCC1 transporter family protein, with amino-acid sequence MSTRLNWLRAGVLGANDGIISTAGLVVGMAGATTSRSAILAAGVAGLLAGSLSMAAGEYVSVSSQRDSERAALDLERRELAEEPEAELDELTDLLAERGLSRDVAREAAEQLTERDALRAHARVELGINPDELANPWHAAFASLVAFTVGALLPLLAIILPGPSQRVPVTVVAVLAALTLCGVISARLGGAPVPRAVARNVAGGALAMAVTYAVGTWLGTTA; translated from the coding sequence ATCAGCACGCGGCTCAACTGGCTGCGCGCGGGTGTGCTCGGCGCCAACGACGGGATCATCTCCACCGCGGGTCTGGTGGTCGGTATGGCGGGGGCCACTACCTCGCGCTCGGCGATCCTGGCGGCGGGCGTCGCCGGGCTACTGGCGGGCTCGCTGTCGATGGCGGCGGGGGAGTACGTCTCCGTCAGTTCCCAGCGGGACTCCGAACGGGCGGCACTCGACCTGGAACGCCGGGAACTGGCCGAAGAGCCGGAGGCGGAGCTCGACGAACTCACCGACCTGCTCGCCGAGCGGGGGCTCAGCCGGGACGTGGCGCGGGAGGCCGCCGAGCAGCTGACGGAGCGGGACGCGCTGCGGGCCCATGCCCGGGTGGAGCTCGGGATCAACCCCGACGAGCTCGCCAACCCGTGGCACGCGGCCTTCGCCAGTCTCGTCGCCTTCACGGTCGGGGCGCTGCTGCCGCTGCTGGCGATCATCCTGCCGGGGCCGTCGCAGCGGGTGCCGGTGACGGTGGTGGCGGTGCTGGCCGCGCTGACGCTGTGCGGGGTGATCAGTGCGCGGCTGGGCGGGGCGCCGGTGCCGAGGGCGGTCGCCCGCAACGTGGCCGGCGGTGCCCTGGCCATGGCCGTGACCTACGCGGTCGGCACCTGGCTCGGCACGACCGCCTGA
- a CDS encoding regulator → MTERPAQRVPNRQLAALIAEAGFSNAGLARRVDQLGLEHGLDLRYDKTSVTRWLRGQQPRGTTPALIAEVFTRRLGRRLSAQDLGLDACAPVYAGLEFAATPEEAVDIASGLWRKDSGSHAELRKIAFTPAGLVVPSRDWLIGRADERVGRGAEPSAARVPLQGRTSVPRQRQIDRGPGQRVTSGDIAALRSVSELFRTLDQAYGGGHARQALVRYLEHEAEPMLRGTYGETTGRRLFSAAADLTRLAGWTSYDIAAHGLAQRYFVQALRLAQAAADRPYGSYVLVTMSRQAVYLGHGREAVQLARVAQQGVGSGPPPVVQALLHSAEARGHAVLGEVRASTASLVRAERALGAARPGDDVPHWARFYDEAQLADEFGHCHRDLQQYRASAQHAERSLQLRGPAYARSRLFCRVVLATARLGLGELDQACALGAEAAQQAMEMRSVRAVEYVRDFERRLEPYRDASAVRTYRDRVAALS, encoded by the coding sequence ATGACGGAACGACCTGCCCAGCGCGTCCCCAACCGGCAGCTCGCGGCGCTGATCGCGGAAGCCGGGTTCTCCAATGCCGGCCTCGCCCGCCGCGTCGACCAGCTAGGCCTGGAGCACGGTCTCGACCTGCGGTACGACAAGACCTCCGTGACCCGATGGCTGCGCGGGCAGCAGCCCCGCGGGACCACTCCGGCGCTGATCGCCGAGGTCTTCACCCGCCGCCTCGGACGCCGGCTCTCCGCCCAGGACCTCGGTCTGGACGCCTGCGCGCCCGTGTACGCGGGGCTGGAGTTCGCGGCCACCCCGGAGGAGGCCGTGGACATCGCGAGCGGGCTGTGGCGCAAGGACTCCGGTTCGCACGCCGAGCTGCGGAAGATCGCCTTCACCCCGGCCGGGCTGGTCGTGCCCAGCCGGGACTGGCTGATCGGCCGGGCCGACGAGCGGGTCGGCCGGGGCGCGGAACCGTCCGCGGCCCGCGTCCCGCTGCAAGGTCGGACCTCGGTGCCCCGGCAGCGGCAGATCGACCGCGGCCCCGGGCAGCGCGTGACCAGCGGGGACATCGCGGCGCTGAGATCGGTCAGCGAGCTGTTCCGGACCCTGGACCAGGCCTACGGCGGCGGGCACGCCCGCCAGGCCCTGGTGCGCTACCTGGAGCACGAGGCCGAGCCGATGCTCCGCGGGACCTACGGGGAGACCACCGGGCGGCGGCTGTTCTCGGCCGCCGCCGATCTGACCAGGCTCGCGGGCTGGACGTCCTACGACATCGCCGCGCACGGGCTCGCCCAGCGGTACTTCGTGCAGGCGCTACGGCTCGCGCAGGCGGCCGCGGACCGCCCGTACGGCTCGTACGTGCTGGTCACCATGAGCCGGCAGGCGGTCTACCTCGGTCACGGCCGCGAGGCCGTGCAGCTGGCCCGGGTGGCGCAGCAGGGCGTCGGCTCCGGCCCGCCGCCCGTGGTGCAGGCGCTGCTCCATTCGGCGGAGGCGCGCGGACACGCGGTCCTCGGCGAGGTCCGGGCGTCGACCGCCTCCCTGGTGCGGGCCGAGCGCGCGCTGGGCGCGGCGCGGCCGGGGGACGACGTCCCGCACTGGGCCAGGTTCTACGACGAGGCGCAGCTGGCGGACGAGTTCGGGCACTGCCACCGGGACCTCCAGCAGTACCGGGCCTCGGCGCAGCACGCGGAGCGGTCCCTCCAGCTGCGGGGGCCGGCGTACGCGCGGTCCCGACTGTTCTGCCGGGTGGTGCTGGCCACGGCTCGACTGGGCCTGGGCGAGTTGGACCAGGCGTGCGCGCTGGGCGCGGAGGCGGCGCAGCAGGCGATGGAGATGCGGTCGGTGCGGGCGGTGGAGTACGTACGGGACTTCGAGCGGCGGCTGGAGCCCTACCGGGACGCCTCGGCCGTGCGGACCTACCGGGACCGGGTGGCCGCCCTGTCCTGA
- a CDS encoding PP2C family protein-serine/threonine phosphatase → MRRGRQETGRLRGEPPPRWARIAPAAALVVLVLAQAVTPGAELGFFLAGLPPVAAFAYGAAGTAAFAGIVLLLLGVHSLGVANARGTDLATVAVVGVLSVVIAWVRQRRDAQLVSVRTVAEAAQLAVLPPVPERVGPVRCSGLYRAAQHGTLVGGDLYDVRAGPYGVRALVGDVQGHGLAAVGTVAALLGAFREAVIDDAGLGAVAARLDRRLVADAAAAAVEHPELFATAVLLEFPPGLDVVRIMSCGHPSALRVRGSTVEEVIVEPGPPLGLGLTGPTPPVATELAVLPGDQLLLHTDGVTEARDSTGHFYPLAARVPVLARDPAGLVGAVWRDLAAFTEGGPNDDVALLLLSLDGRDPTA, encoded by the coding sequence GTGAGACGCGGACGTCAGGAGACGGGCCGGCTGCGCGGCGAGCCGCCGCCGCGCTGGGCCCGGATCGCGCCCGCGGCGGCCCTGGTCGTACTGGTCCTGGCCCAGGCGGTCACCCCGGGCGCGGAGCTCGGGTTCTTCCTGGCCGGTCTGCCCCCGGTGGCCGCCTTCGCGTACGGGGCGGCCGGGACCGCGGCCTTCGCCGGCATCGTCCTCCTGTTGCTGGGCGTCCACTCGCTCGGCGTCGCCAACGCCCGGGGCACGGACCTGGCCACGGTGGCCGTCGTCGGCGTGCTCAGCGTGGTGATCGCCTGGGTCCGTCAACGCCGGGACGCGCAGCTGGTCAGCGTACGGACGGTGGCGGAGGCGGCCCAGCTCGCGGTCCTCCCACCGGTGCCGGAGCGAGTGGGTCCGGTGCGCTGCTCGGGCCTCTACCGGGCGGCGCAGCACGGCACGCTGGTCGGCGGCGACCTGTACGACGTACGGGCCGGGCCGTACGGGGTGCGGGCGCTGGTCGGGGACGTCCAGGGGCACGGGTTGGCGGCGGTCGGCACGGTGGCGGCGCTGCTCGGGGCCTTCCGCGAGGCCGTGATCGACGACGCCGGACTCGGGGCGGTCGCGGCCCGGCTGGACCGGCGGCTGGTGGCGGACGCGGCGGCCGCGGCGGTCGAACATCCGGAGCTGTTCGCCACGGCCGTGCTGCTGGAGTTCCCGCCGGGGCTGGATGTCGTACGGATCATGTCGTGCGGGCATCCGTCGGCCCTGCGGGTCCGCGGATCGACGGTGGAAGAGGTGATCGTCGAGCCGGGGCCGCCCCTGGGCCTGGGGCTCACCGGTCCGACCCCGCCGGTCGCGACGGAGCTGGCGGTGCTCCCCGGGGACCAGCTGCTGCTGCACACCGACGGCGTGACGGAGGCCCGCGACTCGACGGGGCACTTCTACCCGCTGGCCGCCCGGGTACCGGTACTGGCACGCGACCCGGCGGGCCTGGTCGGGGCGGTGTGGCGGGACCTCGCGGCCTTCACGGAGGGCGGCCCGAACGACGACGTGGCCCTGCTGCTGCTGTCCCTGGACGGACGGGACCCGACGGCGTAG
- a CDS encoding TIGR01777 family oxidoreductase: MGGMRIAVTGATGLIGSALVRSLRADGHEVVRFVRREPVGADEARWDPVRGYVDPAALAGCGAVVHLAGAGVGDHRWTAAYKREIRDSRVLGTAALAHALAALDEPPAVLVSGSAVGYYGDTGDRAVDESAPAGQGFLSSVCVEWEAAAVTAQDAGIRTAFARTGLVVAREGGAWGRMFPIFRAGIGGRLGNGRQYWSYISLRDEIAALRHIIDTPGLSGPVNLTAPEPLTNRQVTEAMACVLRRPALLPVPAVALRVVLGEFSEDVLGSQRARPARLLESGFVFHDPGIEQAIRAAL; this comes from the coding sequence ATGGGGGGCATGCGCATTGCTGTCACCGGGGCGACCGGGCTCATCGGAAGTGCACTCGTGCGGTCCCTGCGGGCGGACGGGCACGAGGTGGTGCGGTTCGTGCGGCGGGAGCCCGTCGGTGCGGACGAGGCGCGGTGGGATCCGGTGCGCGGGTACGTGGACCCCGCCGCCCTGGCCGGCTGTGGGGCCGTCGTGCACCTCGCCGGGGCCGGGGTCGGGGACCACCGGTGGACGGCCGCGTACAAGAGGGAGATCCGCGACAGCCGGGTGCTCGGCACCGCCGCGCTCGCGCACGCCCTCGCCGCCCTCGACGAGCCGCCCGCCGTCCTGGTCAGCGGATCGGCCGTCGGCTACTACGGGGACACCGGTGACCGGGCCGTCGACGAGTCGGCCCCGGCCGGGCAGGGGTTCCTGTCCTCGGTCTGCGTGGAGTGGGAGGCGGCCGCCGTCACCGCCCAGGACGCCGGGATCCGGACCGCGTTCGCCCGTACCGGGCTGGTCGTGGCCCGTGAGGGCGGGGCCTGGGGGCGGATGTTCCCGATCTTCCGCGCCGGTATCGGCGGCCGGCTCGGCAACGGCCGCCAGTACTGGTCGTACATCTCCCTCCGGGACGAGATCGCGGCGCTGCGGCACATCATCGACACCCCGGGCCTGTCCGGTCCGGTCAACCTGACCGCCCCGGAGCCGCTGACCAACCGCCAGGTCACCGAGGCCATGGCCTGCGTGCTGCGCCGGCCCGCGCTGCTGCCGGTACCGGCCGTGGCCCTGCGCGTCGTGCTGGGGGAGTTCTCCGAGGACGTGCTGGGCAGTCAGCGGGCCCGGCCCGCACGGCTGCTGGAGTCCGGCTTCGTCTTCCACGACCCCGGCATCGAGCAGGCGATCCGCGCCGCGCTGTGA
- a CDS encoding NAD(P)/FAD-dependent oxidoreductase, with translation MLSSAHHAAHHADVVIVGAGVSGLAAAQHLIAAGVTVTVLEAADDPGGRMATESADGFRLDRIGQLLNTSYAELERTPGLRALNLRPFTPGVLVHTDGKQLRVGVLTPARALASGSLDQARISAALGRLATLPEEKLLARPERTAHAALRSRGLPTRTLNGALRPLLATLLRDPELTTSSRVADLALRTFARGRLAVPEGGAATLPDLLAAALPPGTVRTGVRVRSVATNLVTTEEHGDFRCRSVLLATGARAAAELLPGLRVPAFHEVTVLHHATTAPLPRDGSLLLDGDPKWPVSHTAVMSAVDPTRAPAGRSLVTTTVLGPPPPVRTVAARLARLYDTPTREWELLAVHHTPEAVPAMPPPHDMRRPVRVLAGLYVCGDHRDTNTVQGALHSARRATGAVLRDFGIRLPVAPGPALPVAA, from the coding sequence GTGCTCAGCAGCGCACACCATGCCGCACACCATGCGGACGTCGTCATCGTAGGAGCCGGAGTCTCAGGACTCGCGGCAGCGCAGCACCTGATCGCCGCCGGAGTCACGGTCACCGTCCTGGAAGCCGCGGACGACCCCGGCGGGCGGATGGCCACCGAGTCCGCCGACGGGTTCCGGCTGGACCGGATCGGGCAACTGCTCAACACCTCGTACGCGGAGCTCGAACGCACACCCGGCCTGCGGGCCCTGAACCTGCGCCCCTTCACCCCGGGCGTCCTCGTCCACACCGACGGGAAACAGCTGCGGGTCGGGGTCCTCACCCCGGCCCGGGCCCTGGCCAGCGGCTCCCTCGACCAGGCCCGGATCAGCGCCGCCCTCGGCCGGCTCGCCACCCTGCCCGAGGAGAAGCTGCTCGCCCGTCCCGAGCGCACCGCCCACGCCGCCCTGCGCTCCCGCGGGCTGCCGACGCGCACCCTGAACGGAGCGCTCCGCCCCCTGCTCGCCACCCTGCTGCGCGACCCGGAGCTCACCACCTCCAGCCGGGTCGCCGACCTCGCCCTGCGCACCTTCGCCCGCGGCCGGCTCGCCGTGCCCGAGGGCGGCGCGGCGACCCTGCCCGACCTGCTCGCTGCCGCCCTGCCGCCCGGCACCGTACGGACCGGGGTCCGGGTCCGGTCGGTGGCGACCAACCTGGTCACCACCGAGGAGCACGGCGACTTCCGCTGCCGTTCCGTCCTCCTGGCCACCGGGGCCCGCGCCGCCGCCGAGCTCCTGCCCGGCCTGCGCGTGCCCGCCTTCCACGAGGTCACCGTCCTGCACCACGCCACCACCGCACCCCTGCCCCGGGACGGCTCGCTGCTCCTGGACGGGGACCCCAAGTGGCCCGTCTCCCACACGGCCGTGATGAGCGCGGTCGACCCGACCCGGGCCCCGGCCGGCCGGAGCCTGGTCACCACCACCGTGCTCGGCCCGCCGCCGCCCGTGCGCACGGTCGCCGCACGGCTGGCCCGGCTCTACGACACCCCCACCCGCGAGTGGGAACTGCTGGCCGTCCACCACACCCCGGAGGCGGTCCCCGCGATGCCCCCGCCGCACGACATGCGGCGTCCCGTACGGGTACTGGCCGGGCTGTACGTGTGCGGCGACCACCGCGACACCAACACCGTCCAGGGGGCCCTGCACTCGGCCCGCCGCGCCACCGGCGCCGTCCTGCGCGACTTCGGCATCCGGCTCCCGGTCGCCCCGGGGCCCGCACTCCCGGTGGCGGCCTGA